From a single Carassius carassius chromosome 8, fCarCar2.1, whole genome shotgun sequence genomic region:
- the slc25a47b gene encoding solute carrier family 25 member 47-B isoform X1, with the protein MHFADFVAGSVGGAFGVAVGYPLDTVKVRMQTQTRDSGVWECVRRTCRTEGVSGFYRGMSMPLSTVSISSSLVFGTYRNVLHLLEELRHRSTAEAHRKADLFLSGFAGGVAQVLVMSPADIVKVRLQCQSELQDSRLRYRGPVHCLLSIARDEGLPGLYKGSAALALRDGPSFATYFLTYHSICDALRSTDSSRPGWTVVLLAGGVSGMCGWAVGTPMDVIKARLQVSGVSGRFYRGFFHCLSHSVRSEGIAVLFRGLTVNCIRAFPVNMSVFAMYELVVRFLRSPS; encoded by the exons ATGCATTTTGCGGATTTCGTCGCCGGTTCTGTCGGAG GTGCTTTTGGAGTGGCGGTGGGGTATCCGCTGGACACAGTGAAG GTGAGGATGCAGACTCAGACACGTGACTCGGGGGTTTGGGAGTGTGTGAGAAGAACCTGCAGGACTGAAGGA gTCAGTGGTTTCTACCGTGGGATGTCCATGCCGCTGAGCACCGTCTCCATCAGCTCCTCGCTGGTGTTCGGCACCTACAGGAACGTCCTGCACCTGCTTGAGGAGCTGCGGCACAGAAGCACAGCCGAGGCGCACCGGAAAGCTGATTTATTTTTGTCAGGGTTTGCTGGAGGCGTCGCTCAG GTGCTGGTGATGTCTCCCGCAGACATCGTGAAAGTGCGTCTTCAGTGTCAGAGCGAGCTGCAGGACTCCAGGCTCAGGTACCGCGGCCCGGTCCACTGTCTGCTGAGCATCGCGAGGGACGAGGGTCTCCCGGGGCTCTACAAGGGCTCTGCTGCTTTAGCACTGCGTGATGGACCCTCCTTCGCCACTTACTTCCTCACGTACCACAGCATCTGTGATGCCCTGCGCTCTACAGACAGCAGCCGGCCAG GCTGGACGGTGGTTCTTCTGGCCGGCGGTGTGTCGGGGATGTGTGGCTGGGCCGTGGGGACACCGATGGATGTGATCAAGGCACGTCTGCAGGTGTCCGGCGTGAGCGGCCGGTTCTACAGAGGCTTCTTCCACTGTCTCTCACACAGCGTGAGGAGTGAAGGCATCGCTGTTCTCTTCAGAGGCCTGACGGTCAACTGCATCCGGGCCTTTCCGGTCAACATGTCCGTCTTCGCCATGTATGAACTGGTTGTTCGTTTTCTGCGCTCGCCGTCATAG
- the slc25a47b gene encoding solute carrier family 25 member 47-B isoform X2 produces MSMPLSTVSISSSLVFGTYRNVLHLLEELRHRSTAEAHRKADLFLSGFAGGVAQVLVMSPADIVKVRLQCQSELQDSRLRYRGPVHCLLSIARDEGLPGLYKGSAALALRDGPSFATYFLTYHSICDALRSTDSSRPGWTVVLLAGGVSGMCGWAVGTPMDVIKARLQVSGVSGRFYRGFFHCLSHSVRSEGIAVLFRGLTVNCIRAFPVNMSVFAMYELVVRFLRSPS; encoded by the exons ATGTCCATGCCGCTGAGCACCGTCTCCATCAGCTCCTCGCTGGTGTTCGGCACCTACAGGAACGTCCTGCACCTGCTTGAGGAGCTGCGGCACAGAAGCACAGCCGAGGCGCACCGGAAAGCTGATTTATTTTTGTCAGGGTTTGCTGGAGGCGTCGCTCAG GTGCTGGTGATGTCTCCCGCAGACATCGTGAAAGTGCGTCTTCAGTGTCAGAGCGAGCTGCAGGACTCCAGGCTCAGGTACCGCGGCCCGGTCCACTGTCTGCTGAGCATCGCGAGGGACGAGGGTCTCCCGGGGCTCTACAAGGGCTCTGCTGCTTTAGCACTGCGTGATGGACCCTCCTTCGCCACTTACTTCCTCACGTACCACAGCATCTGTGATGCCCTGCGCTCTACAGACAGCAGCCGGCCAG GCTGGACGGTGGTTCTTCTGGCCGGCGGTGTGTCGGGGATGTGTGGCTGGGCCGTGGGGACACCGATGGATGTGATCAAGGCACGTCTGCAGGTGTCCGGCGTGAGCGGCCGGTTCTACAGAGGCTTCTTCCACTGTCTCTCACACAGCGTGAGGAGTGAAGGCATCGCTGTTCTCTTCAGAGGCCTGACGGTCAACTGCATCCGGGCCTTTCCGGTCAACATGTCCGTCTTCGCCATGTATGAACTGGTTGTTCGTTTTCTGCGCTCGCCGTCATAG
- the LOC132144905 gene encoding mitochondrial basic amino acids transporter-like isoform X2, whose product MLGLYKGIGSPMMGLTFINAIVFGVQGNAMRMLGVDTPVHQFLAGAAAGLIQCVICCPMELAKTRMQMQGTGEKSASRRMYRNSLDCLIRIHRKEGVRGINRGMVTTVIRETPGFGVYFLTYDTLTRALGCDADDGYIIPKLLLAGGMSGMASWISTYPVDVIKSRLQADGVGGANRYDGIMDCVRQSWRREGWRAFTRGLTSTLLRAFPVNATTFATVTLFLMYMREEDDGVKDCEAMRPSLQHSSL is encoded by the coding sequence ATGCTGGGTCTCTATAAGGGCATCGGCTCACCCATGATGGGCCTGACCTTCATCAACGCCATCGTGTTCGGCGTGCAGGGAAACGCCATGCGTATGTTGGGCGTGGACACCCCTGTGCACCAGTTCCTGGCGGGCGCAGCGGCCGGACTCATCCAGTGCGTGATCTGCTGCCCGATGGAGCTGGCCAAGACCCGCATGCAGATGCAGGGAACGGGCGAGAAGAGCGCCTCCAGGAGGATGTACAGGAACTCTCTGGACTGCCTGATCCGCATCCACCGCAAGGAGGGAGTCCGAGGGATAAACCGAGGAATGGTGACCACCGTCATCCGCGAGACGCCTGGCTTCGGCGTGTACTTCCTCACCTACGATACTCTGACGCGAGCGCTGGGCTGCGACGCAGATGACGGATACATCATTCCCAAGCTGCTCCTGGCGGGCGGCATGTCGGGAATGGCGTCCTGGATCTCCACGTATCCTGTGGACGTCATCAAGTCCCGCCTCCAGGCGGACGGAGTGGGCGGAGCCAACAGGTACGACGGCATCATGGACTGCGTGCGTCAGAGCTGGAGGAGAGAAGGATGGAGGGCCTTCACTCGAGGCCTGACCTCGACTCTCTTGAGAGCGTTTCCCGTCAACGCCACAACCTTCGCCACCGTCACGCTCTTCCTCATGTACATGCGCGAGGAAGATGACGGTGTGAAGGACTGCGAGGCCATGCGGCCGAGTCTGCAGCACAGCAGCCTGTGA
- the LOC132144905 gene encoding mitochondrial basic amino acids transporter-like isoform X1 yields MALDFVAGCIGGAAGVLVGHPFDTVKVRLQVQSVDKPLYRGTYHCFQSIVRQESMLGLYKGIGSPMMGLTFINAIVFGVQGNAMRMLGVDTPVHQFLAGAAAGLIQCVICCPMELAKTRMQMQGTGEKSASRRMYRNSLDCLIRIHRKEGVRGINRGMVTTVIRETPGFGVYFLTYDTLTRALGCDADDGYIIPKLLLAGGMSGMASWISTYPVDVIKSRLQADGVGGANRYDGIMDCVRQSWRREGWRAFTRGLTSTLLRAFPVNATTFATVTLFLMYMREEDDGVKDCEAMRPSLQHSSL; encoded by the exons ATGGCTCTGGACTTTGTCGCAGGATGTATTGGAG GAGCCGCAGGTGTGCTGGTCGGACATCCGTTTGATACGGTCAAG GTGAGACTGCAGGTCCAGAGCGTGGACAAGCCCTTGTACCGCGGCACGTATCACTGCTTCCAGTCCATCGTCCGTCAGGAATCG ATGCTGGGTCTCTATAAGGGCATCGGCTCACCCATGATGGGCCTGACCTTCATCAACGCCATCGTGTTCGGCGTGCAGGGAAACGCCATGCGTATGTTGGGCGTGGACACCCCTGTGCACCAGTTCCTGGCGGGCGCAGCGGCCGGACTCATCCAGTGCGTGATCTGCTGCCCGATGGAGCTGGCCAAGACCCGCATGCAGATGCAGGGAACGGGCGAGAAGAGCGCCTCCAGGAGGATGTACAGGAACTCTCTGGACTGCCTGATCCGCATCCACCGCAAGGAGGGAGTCCGAGGGATAAACCGAGGAATGGTGACCACCGTCATCCGCGAGACGCCTGGCTTCGGCGTGTACTTCCTCACCTACGATACTCTGACGCGAGCGCTGGGCTGCGACGCAGATGACGGATACATCATTCCCAAGCTGCTCCTGGCGGGCGGCATGTCGGGAATGGCGTCCTGGATCTCCACGTATCCTGTGGACGTCATCAAGTCCCGCCTCCAGGCGGACGGAGTGGGCGGAGCCAACAGGTACGACGGCATCATGGACTGCGTGCGTCAGAGCTGGAGGAGAGAAGGATGGAGGGCCTTCACTCGAGGCCTGACCTCGACTCTCTTGAGAGCGTTTCCCGTCAACGCCACAACCTTCGCCACCGTCACGCTCTTCCTCATGTACATGCGCGAGGAAGATGACGGTGTGAAGGACTGCGAGGCCATGCGGCCGAGTCTGCAGCACAGCAGCCTGTGA
- the LOC132144584 gene encoding heme-binding protein 1-like, with the protein MDPGGCRLNGGGGGDMITLEDLESVSEEQLLDSPEEEQQEPQEEQGRLLRYWTDVARGHQVEVPTDMAKPIRQISTNNEGTHTREQVPYTLLTRKEKCGEVLFEKRHYERAHWACITVHEDTYEQSICYGFMKIMRYICQQNSAGSYLGLTIPIVTVVRTNETHRSLSRAVTIAYYLPPPHQSDPPRPHDPEVTVEHWPAAVIYSRAFTGATNELTILHEISSLAEALDRPAVCDSFIIAGYTNPAAAHRQNEIWFLERP; encoded by the exons ATGGATCCCGGCGGGTGTCGGTTGAACGGCGGCGGCGGCGGTGATATGATCACACTGGAGGATCTGGAGTCTGTGTCGGAGGAGCAGCTGTTGGACAGCCCCGAGGAGGAGCAGCAGGAGCCGCAGGAGGAGCAGGGGAGGCTCCTGAGGTACTGGACGGATGTGGCGCGCGGACACCAGGTGGAGGTACCGACAG ACATGGCCAAACCCATCCGTCAGATCTCCACCAATAACGAGGGCACACACACACGGGAGCAGGTGCCCTACACACTCCTCACACGCAAGGAGAAG tgcGGTGAGGTGTTGTTTGAGAAGCGTCACTATGAGAGAGCGCACTGGGCCTGCATCACAGTTCACGAAGACACGTATGAACAGAGCATCTGCTACGGCTTCATGAAGATCATGAGATACATCTGCCAGCAGAACTCAGCAG GCAGTTATCTGGGGCTGACGATCCCGATCGTGACGGTGGTGCGCACCAATGAGACGCACAGGAGTCTGTCGCGAGCCGTGACCATAGCGTATTACCTGCCCCCCCCGCACCAGAGCGATCCGCCGCGGCCACACGACCCCGAGGTCACCGTCGAGCACTGGCCTGCTGCGGTCATCTACTCCAG GGCCTTCACGGGGGCCACGAACGAGCTGACCATCCTCCACGAGATCAGCAGTCTGGCCGAGGCTCTGGACCGTCCAGCCGTCTGCGACTCCTTCATCATAGCTGGATACACCAACCCCGCGGCGGCCCACCGGCAGAACGAGATCTGGTTCCTGGAGCGGCCCTGA